The following coding sequences lie in one Polluticoccus soli genomic window:
- a CDS encoding putative LPS assembly protein LptD encodes MHCLTPILAVIFTLFLTTTAEAQKVRKGADRFGPADTTTIYKAVDTIKLPGGAMKPDTVYRYETDSLTGDTLAIDSTGADTTAGGSIENRLGIRLSPDALESVVTSKATDSAVMDMERNLFYLYGDAQVNYEDLQLNAGEIAYAQESNLVTASPSFDSSGAQLARPSFTQGQEKFTYDSLQYNFKSKRAIVRNARTQYGEGFVHSQQIKRNPDQSIYGLQSVYTTCALDTPHFGIKAKKIKVIPNKVIASGPANINIEEVPTPIFLPFGLFPISQGQRSGFRLPMYTIEERRGVGLQQGGYYFAINEYVDFLVTGDVYSRGSYNVSGVSSYTNRYHYSGGLSLAYAYNKTGEVWEQGAGISKDFKANWEHRSDAKSRPGVNFNASVVFGTATYNNFNSYTVNQILQNQYQSNITYQKSWQNKPYSLTVSARHSQNNQTREVNVLLPEVNFFVAQFNPFEGKSSTGNRWYEKITAQYNFNALNRTDFIDSTFSLRKLSLGDFDNGIHHNIPISASYNVLRFINMTFGANYNEYWLTRKTYHFFNPAEDRLDTNVYKGFFTARDFNASVGANTRIYGLRMFRGGSKLMGIRHVLTPSASLTFTPDYAAAPFRYGYQTLEGGQTPIYRSTFENSLGFAPNGQFGNFSSMLAFGIDNNLQIKVRTKDGKDSVGSKNIRLIDNFSINGGYDLAKDSFRWSLVTMRFATNLFNVLNIQAGAVFDPYDFDYTLGRNINSTLLERGGGVVRFRQANASIGGSLRSVPNDRNRNKPEAQTEEYERLLSYGRYNDYVDFNVPWNLSFSYNATVARNYDKLLQQDTLAFYHTAMFSGDFNLTPRWKFEIQSGYNFTEEQLSVTQLSIYRDLHCWEMRLSTVPFGLNKNFQFQLNVKAQILQDLKLVRRRDFRDAIQ; translated from the coding sequence ATGCACTGCCTTACCCCTATTTTGGCAGTCATTTTTACATTGTTTTTAACAACAACCGCTGAGGCCCAAAAGGTTAGGAAAGGTGCGGACAGGTTTGGCCCCGCTGACACCACAACAATCTATAAGGCGGTTGATACCATCAAACTACCTGGTGGTGCAATGAAACCGGATACGGTGTACCGCTACGAGACCGATTCTCTAACCGGCGATACGCTGGCTATTGATAGCACAGGGGCAGACACAACTGCAGGCGGAAGCATCGAAAACAGACTGGGTATCCGTTTATCGCCAGATGCGCTGGAGTCGGTGGTGACATCAAAGGCTACAGACTCTGCGGTAATGGATATGGAACGTAACCTGTTCTATCTATACGGTGACGCCCAGGTGAACTACGAGGACCTGCAGCTCAATGCAGGTGAGATAGCCTATGCGCAGGAGAGCAATTTGGTGACAGCGTCCCCCTCGTTCGATAGTTCAGGCGCACAGCTGGCGCGGCCTTCGTTTACACAGGGCCAGGAAAAGTTTACTTACGATTCGCTGCAATATAATTTCAAGAGCAAGCGCGCGATCGTAAGAAACGCACGCACGCAATACGGCGAGGGCTTTGTACACAGCCAGCAGATAAAACGTAATCCCGATCAATCTATTTATGGCTTGCAAAGCGTATATACGACTTGCGCGCTCGATACGCCACACTTTGGTATCAAAGCAAAAAAGATCAAAGTGATACCCAATAAGGTGATCGCCAGTGGTCCGGCTAATATTAATATTGAAGAAGTTCCTACCCCGATATTCCTGCCGTTTGGTTTATTTCCTATTAGCCAGGGACAGCGGTCTGGCTTCAGGCTGCCGATGTATACTATTGAGGAACGTCGTGGTGTGGGCCTGCAGCAGGGCGGCTATTATTTTGCCATTAATGAATATGTTGATTTCCTGGTGACCGGCGACGTTTACTCGCGCGGTAGCTATAATGTAAGTGGTGTGAGTAGTTATACCAACCGTTACCATTATAGCGGCGGTCTCTCGCTGGCATATGCGTATAATAAGACTGGCGAAGTATGGGAGCAAGGCGCCGGTATCAGCAAAGATTTTAAAGCTAACTGGGAGCACAGGTCAGATGCCAAATCGCGCCCGGGGGTCAATTTCAACGCCTCGGTTGTATTCGGTACTGCTACCTATAACAACTTCAACTCGTACACGGTAAACCAGATATTACAGAACCAGTACCAATCGAACATTACTTACCAGAAGTCGTGGCAGAACAAGCCGTACTCGCTAACTGTGAGTGCCCGCCATAGTCAGAATAACCAGACGCGCGAGGTGAATGTGCTGTTGCCGGAGGTGAACTTCTTTGTGGCGCAGTTCAACCCGTTTGAAGGTAAATCGAGCACAGGCAACAGGTGGTATGAAAAGATCACCGCGCAGTACAACTTCAATGCGCTGAACCGTACCGATTTTATCGATAGCACTTTTAGCCTGCGCAAACTGTCGCTGGGTGATTTCGATAACGGTATTCACCACAACATTCCGATCAGCGCTTCCTATAATGTGCTCCGCTTTATCAATATGACCTTTGGCGCCAACTATAATGAATATTGGTTGACCCGAAAAACCTACCACTTCTTTAATCCCGCAGAAGACAGGCTGGATACTAATGTCTACAAAGGTTTTTTCACTGCGCGTGATTTCAATGCCAGTGTTGGCGCGAATACACGTATCTATGGTTTGAGAATGTTCAGGGGAGGTAGTAAGTTGATGGGCATTCGTCATGTACTCACCCCGAGTGCGTCGCTTACCTTTACGCCCGATTATGCCGCGGCTCCGTTCAGGTATGGTTATCAAACCCTGGAAGGCGGGCAGACCCCGATATACAGGTCTACATTTGAAAATTCGCTTGGGTTTGCGCCCAATGGGCAGTTCGGTAATTTCAGCAGCATGCTGGCCTTTGGTATAGACAACAACCTGCAGATAAAAGTGCGCACCAAGGATGGTAAGGATTCTGTAGGTTCAAAGAACATAAGGTTGATAGATAACTTTAGCATCAACGGCGGATATGATCTTGCAAAAGACAGTTTCAGGTGGTCGCTTGTTACGATGCGTTTTGCTACAAACCTGTTCAATGTTTTGAACATACAGGCAGGGGCAGTATTCGATCCTTATGATTTTGATTATACCCTCGGACGCAATATCAACAGCACGCTGCTGGAGAGAGGCGGGGGGGTAGTGCGGTTCAGACAGGCGAATGCAAGTATCGGTGGCAGCCTACGATCAGTGCCGAACGACAGGAATAGGAACAAACCCGAAGCCCAAACTGAGGAATATGAACGCCTGTTGTCATATGGGAGGTATAATGACTATGTGGACTTTAACGTGCCCTGGAACTTGTCATTTAGTTATAATGCAACCGTAGCAAGGAATTACGACAAGTTACTGCAGCAGGATACCCTGGCATTCTATCATACGGCGATGTTCTCGGGTGATTTTAATCTGACACCTCGTTGGAAGTTCGAGATACAGAGTGGTTATAACTTTACAGAAGAACAGCTGTCAGTGACACAGTTGTCAATATACCGCGACCTGCATTGCTGGGAAATGCGGCTGAGCACCGTTCCGTTTGGTCTTAACAAGAACTTCCAGTTCCAGCTGAATGTAAAAGCCCAGATACTGCAGGACCTGAAACTCGTTCGGCGCAGGGATTTCAGGGATGCAATACAATAG
- the ccsA gene encoding cytochrome c biogenesis protein CcsA: MDTQFIGESLGPGKLGHFFVITSFVGALFSAFSYFRSAQTEKKDINNSNSWLLMGRNGFVVHSAAVFGIFIALYYIIANHLFEYNYAWRHSDLSLSSKYLLSCFWEGQEGSFLLWAIWHCVLGLIVMKNAKALESRVMTVISVVQVALASMLLGFVFGPDVKVGSTPFMLLRHAMQDAPIFAQANYMEFIKDGNGLNILLQNYWMVIHPPVLFLGFASTLIPFAYTIAALWKNDYQTWIKPTINWALFSGGILGLGIMMGGAWAYESLTFGGYWAWDPVENASLVPWLTLVAGLHTLVVYKATGRSLIITIILLTVTYLLVWYSTFLTRTGVLGDTSVHAFTGEGKSLYWHLLIVLGVLLISVIGFMAARWKFLPRVKEEEKINTREFWMFIGSFILLLSALQIIISTSIPVWSPLAKMITGKDVAPPVEPVQHYNSIQVWVAIIVGLMTATILFFRFKNSDNKVVFKRLGITAAIALAVSLLIGFTQKIDSPQYAILLFAACYTIVAMIYYATKVQGGKLKKLGPATSHFGFGLILLGILLSSYNKEVISYNTLGVRFGFSKDAGQDIKESRENVLLYRGVPVALGDYFATYQGDSTSPGDARTFYKVRYQRIDSATKEVKESFTLYPNAFVNPKGQDGGLSANPASKHYLHKDIFTYVTSVIDPKKKTDTSVYKSHVVHEGDTIYANTGYLVFKGFETQVENPRYQPASGDIAVTARLEVYDLAGVQDTLAPVYFIRDGYENHIEDTMKAMTLYTRLAKILPDQNAAEIMVRQPNPQDEYIVMKALVFPFINILWLGIVVMVLGFFLTAWNRATKKDKKPTVLNV, from the coding sequence TTGGATACGCAATTCATAGGTGAAAGTCTCGGACCGGGGAAACTCGGTCATTTTTTTGTTATCACCTCCTTTGTTGGCGCATTGTTTAGCGCGTTCAGCTATTTCCGCTCCGCACAAACCGAAAAGAAAGACATCAACAACAGCAACTCGTGGCTGCTGATGGGCCGCAACGGTTTCGTGGTACACAGTGCCGCTGTATTCGGCATTTTTATCGCACTGTATTATATCATCGCTAACCACTTGTTCGAGTACAACTACGCATGGCGTCACTCAGACCTGAGCCTCTCGTCAAAGTACCTGCTCTCATGTTTCTGGGAAGGACAGGAGGGTAGCTTCCTGCTATGGGCTATCTGGCACTGTGTGCTCGGCCTCATCGTGATGAAGAATGCAAAGGCGCTGGAAAGCAGGGTGATGACAGTAATATCGGTAGTGCAGGTGGCGCTGGCCAGTATGTTGTTAGGGTTTGTATTCGGCCCGGATGTGAAAGTGGGTAGCACTCCGTTCATGCTGCTGCGCCATGCTATGCAGGATGCTCCGATATTCGCTCAGGCCAACTACATGGAATTCATAAAAGACGGTAACGGCCTGAACATACTGCTGCAGAACTACTGGATGGTGATACACCCGCCGGTACTGTTCCTCGGCTTTGCATCTACGCTTATACCTTTTGCTTATACTATTGCGGCGCTGTGGAAGAACGATTACCAAACTTGGATCAAACCAACGATCAACTGGGCATTGTTCTCAGGAGGTATCCTTGGTCTTGGTATCATGATGGGTGGCGCCTGGGCTTATGAGTCGCTGACCTTTGGTGGCTACTGGGCGTGGGATCCGGTGGAGAATGCTTCGCTGGTACCTTGGTTAACATTGGTAGCTGGTCTGCATACCCTGGTAGTTTATAAGGCTACAGGGCGCTCGCTGATAATTACGATCATTCTGCTTACTGTTACTTACCTGCTGGTATGGTATTCTACCTTCCTGACGCGTACGGGTGTGCTGGGCGATACTTCGGTGCACGCCTTCACAGGTGAAGGCAAATCGCTCTACTGGCATTTGCTGATAGTACTTGGTGTTCTGCTGATATCAGTTATCGGATTTATGGCGGCAAGATGGAAATTCCTGCCCCGCGTGAAGGAAGAAGAAAAGATCAATACCCGCGAGTTCTGGATGTTCATCGGTTCGTTCATCCTGCTGTTGTCTGCATTGCAGATCATCATCAGTACTTCGATACCTGTTTGGTCGCCGCTGGCTAAAATGATAACCGGCAAAGACGTAGCGCCGCCGGTTGAACCTGTGCAGCACTACAATAGCATACAGGTTTGGGTGGCCATAATAGTAGGCCTGATGACGGCAACCATACTGTTCTTCCGGTTCAAGAACAGCGATAATAAAGTTGTATTTAAGCGCCTCGGCATTACAGCTGCCATTGCGCTGGCGGTTAGTCTTCTGATAGGCTTTACACAGAAGATCGACTCACCTCAATACGCCATCCTTCTATTTGCAGCTTGCTATACGATAGTAGCTATGATCTACTATGCTACCAAGGTGCAGGGCGGAAAACTGAAAAAGCTGGGTCCTGCAACTTCACACTTTGGCTTTGGTTTAATACTGTTAGGTATCCTGCTGTCGTCGTACAATAAAGAAGTTATATCATACAATACACTTGGCGTTCGTTTTGGCTTCAGTAAAGACGCCGGCCAGGATATAAAGGAAAGCCGCGAGAACGTGCTGCTGTATCGTGGTGTGCCGGTTGCGCTGGGCGACTACTTTGCTACCTACCAGGGCGATAGTACCTCGCCAGGCGATGCGCGTACCTTCTATAAAGTTCGCTATCAGCGCATAGATTCTGCTACTAAAGAAGTGAAGGAGTCATTCACGCTATACCCGAATGCCTTCGTAAATCCGAAAGGACAAGATGGTGGATTGAGCGCCAACCCGGCATCCAAACACTACCTGCACAAAGATATTTTCACTTATGTGACCTCGGTGATCGACCCGAAGAAGAAAACAGATACTTCGGTGTATAAGAGCCACGTGGTACATGAGGGTGATACCATTTACGCGAACACAGGTTACCTGGTATTCAAAGGCTTTGAAACGCAGGTTGAGAATCCACGCTACCAACCGGCCAGTGGCGATATCGCCGTAACGGCAAGGCTTGAAGTGTATGACCTGGCTGGCGTGCAGGACACGCTGGCTCCGGTTTACTTCATACGCGATGGATACGAGAATCACATTGAGGATACCATGAAGGCGATGACTCTTTATACCCGCCTCGCGAAGATCCTGCCTGATCAGAATGCGGCAGAGATCATGGTGCGTCAGCCTAACCCGCAGGATGAGTATATAGTAATGAAGGCGCTGGTGTTCCCATTCATTAATATACTGTGGCTAGGTATAGTGGTAATGGTATTGGGCTTCTTCCTGACCGCGTGGAACAGGGCCACCAAGAAAGATAAAAAGCCAACCGTTTTAAACGTATAA
- a CDS encoding agmatinase family protein has product MADLTTFDPNSVGLKSNNIFGLPFKEDEAALVLLPVPWEVTISYRDGTSRGPENVYDASMQVDLYDPDVVDGWKKGFHMLPVDKIIKKKSDYLRQCAELIISHLIDGGVVSENEQLSEKLDEVNDGGVVLKNWVYEMTSNLLKEGKKVGLLGGDHSTPLGFIHALAERHSDFGVLQIDAHADLRDAYEGFTYSHASIMFNVLKEIPQVKKLVQVGIRDYCDEELFMIRDNPDRISTYFDKDIKEMQFEGQTWKQICQQIVNDLPQKVYISFDIDGLDPKLCPNTGTPVPGGFEMEQVFYLFKQVVASGRELIGFDLNEVSAGEHSQDGIDAIVGARALYKLCNFMVANMK; this is encoded by the coding sequence ATGGCTGATCTAACAACATTTGATCCCAATTCAGTCGGATTAAAATCTAACAACATATTTGGTCTTCCTTTCAAAGAAGACGAAGCCGCCCTGGTGCTCTTACCCGTGCCCTGGGAAGTAACCATCTCTTACCGTGACGGAACTTCGCGCGGACCAGAGAACGTTTACGACGCTTCTATGCAGGTTGACCTGTACGATCCGGATGTGGTGGATGGCTGGAAAAAAGGCTTCCACATGCTGCCGGTCGATAAGATCATAAAAAAGAAAAGCGACTACCTGCGCCAATGCGCCGAGCTGATCATCTCTCACCTGATAGATGGTGGTGTTGTTTCTGAGAACGAACAGCTGTCAGAAAAGCTGGACGAGGTGAACGATGGCGGCGTGGTGTTGAAGAACTGGGTGTACGAGATGACATCGAACCTGTTGAAGGAAGGCAAGAAAGTTGGCTTGCTGGGCGGCGATCACAGTACTCCGTTGGGTTTCATCCATGCCTTGGCTGAAAGACACAGCGATTTTGGCGTGCTGCAGATAGATGCCCATGCCGACCTGCGCGATGCTTATGAAGGCTTCACGTATTCGCACGCGTCTATCATGTTCAACGTGCTGAAGGAAATACCACAGGTGAAGAAACTGGTACAGGTGGGCATACGCGACTATTGCGATGAAGAACTATTCATGATCCGCGATAATCCAGACCGCATTTCTACCTATTTCGATAAAGACATAAAAGAAATGCAGTTTGAAGGCCAGACCTGGAAACAGATCTGCCAGCAGATAGTGAACGACCTGCCACAAAAAGTGTATATCAGTTTCGATATCGACGGACTGGATCCAAAGCTTTGCCCGAACACCGGCACACCGGTACCGGGCGGTTTCGAAATGGAGCAGGTATTCTATCTCTTTAAACAAGTGGTAGCCAGCGGCCGCGAGCTGATAGGCTTTGACCTCAATGAAGTATCAGCAGGCGAACACAGCCAGGACGGTATAGACGCTATAGTAGGTGCACGTGCTCTGTATAAGCTGTGCAACTTTATGGTGGCGAATATGAAGTAG
- a CDS encoding diheme cytochrome c-553: MKNSILLLFTVAAVFTACNQKSEKAAEAIANAEATPSGTKEERIKRGEYLVTVMGCNDCHTPKKMTAQGPVLDSSRMLSGHNGSVPSSGFDTALTRKGEWIIMSSGITSFAGPWGMSFAANLTPDATGLAGWTIDNFKTAIKKGKFKGIEAERTLLPPMPWQNLVNISDGDAEAIFDYLQSLKPVSNKVPNAIIAQH; the protein is encoded by the coding sequence ATGAAAAACTCCATTCTCCTTCTTTTCACGGTAGCAGCTGTGTTTACCGCCTGCAATCAAAAATCAGAAAAGGCCGCCGAGGCGATAGCCAATGCAGAAGCCACTCCGTCCGGTACCAAAGAAGAACGCATCAAACGCGGCGAATACCTGGTGACTGTAATGGGATGCAACGACTGTCACACACCGAAAAAGATGACAGCGCAAGGACCTGTGTTGGATTCTTCCCGTATGCTGTCTGGCCACAACGGTTCAGTGCCATCCAGTGGATTTGATACGGCGCTCACTCGTAAAGGTGAATGGATCATCATGAGCAGTGGTATCACATCGTTTGCTGGTCCATGGGGTATGTCGTTTGCCGCCAACCTGACACCAGATGCAACAGGCCTGGCTGGTTGGACAATAGATAATTTTAAAACAGCTATCAAGAAAGGTAAATTCAAGGGCATAGAAGCAGAGCGAACATTGCTGCCACCTATGCCCTGGCAAAACCTCGTGAATATTTCAGATGGTGATGCGGAAGCAATATTCGACTATCTGCAGTCACTAAAACCAGTGAGCAACAAAGTGCCGAATGCCATCATTGCCCAACACTAG
- a CDS encoding N-acetylmuramoyl-L-alanine amidase family protein has translation MRTKLLLFIWACAMMPTLVLANGKKITKIVIDAGHGGTDNGARGKISAEKDLTLDVALRLGKMIQDSLPGVKVIYTRTTDIYPKLEERHEVANRSAADLFISIHVNATAARVERVHAGYKTVKKGKKKVKQAVYKTIRHTETAASGTETYVLGLHRSSQKEDAIGEYGEMVAQEPGMLDVNDPQTAIVVAQYASAFLSRSVSLGTKIQNEFSRQGRQDKGVKQMGLEVLAGSAMPGVLVEIGFINNPEEEIYLNSAAGQNEVTNAIFRGIRSYKAEVER, from the coding sequence ATGCGAACCAAACTCTTATTATTCATATGGGCGTGCGCGATGATGCCCACCCTTGTATTGGCTAACGGCAAAAAGATAACAAAAATTGTGATAGACGCCGGTCACGGCGGTACCGACAATGGCGCCCGCGGTAAAATCTCGGCTGAAAAAGACCTGACCCTGGATGTGGCACTACGCCTTGGCAAGATGATCCAGGATAGCCTTCCCGGCGTTAAAGTGATCTATACACGTACTACCGATATCTACCCCAAACTGGAAGAAAGGCACGAAGTAGCCAATCGGTCGGCTGCCGATCTTTTTATATCTATTCACGTAAATGCGACCGCTGCCCGTGTGGAACGCGTACATGCCGGCTATAAAACCGTAAAAAAAGGCAAGAAGAAAGTAAAGCAGGCAGTATATAAAACTATTCGTCATACAGAGACTGCCGCCAGCGGCACTGAAACTTATGTGCTAGGTCTGCACCGCAGCTCTCAAAAAGAGGACGCGATAGGTGAATACGGCGAAATGGTAGCCCAGGAACCGGGAATGCTTGATGTCAACGACCCGCAGACCGCGATCGTCGTTGCGCAATATGCCTCGGCATTCCTTTCGCGCAGCGTATCGCTGGGTACCAAGATTCAGAATGAGTTCTCCCGCCAGGGGCGCCAGGATAAAGGCGTAAAACAAATGGGACTGGAAGTATTGGCCGGCAGCGCCATGCCGGGTGTGCTGGTAGAGATCGGTTTTATCAACAACCCCGAGGAGGAGATCTATCTCAATTCCGCCGCCGGACAGAACGAAGTAACCAATGCCATATTCAGGGGCATCAGGTCTTACAAGGCCGAAGTAGAGCGATAG
- a CDS encoding cytochrome c maturation protein CcmE — protein MKKSHIVLLVLIAAAVGIIVSMFGDFSTYETFASAAKDPGKKYHVIGVLAKGKNMEYDPVKDPNHFVFYVEDKAGQVNKVIFNGAKPTDIEKSEQVVMMGHMEDGSFRCSKIQMKCPSKYKNDQIAVGSPS, from the coding sequence ATGAAAAAGTCGCATATAGTCCTGTTGGTGTTGATCGCAGCAGCGGTAGGTATCATCGTAAGCATGTTTGGCGATTTCAGCACCTACGAAACCTTTGCCTCTGCGGCTAAGGATCCGGGCAAGAAGTATCACGTAATAGGTGTGCTCGCCAAAGGTAAAAACATGGAATATGATCCGGTAAAAGATCCTAACCACTTCGTGTTTTATGTAGAGGATAAAGCCGGCCAGGTGAACAAAGTGATCTTCAACGGCGCCAAGCCAACAGATATTGAGAAGTCTGAACAAGTGGTGATGATGGGACATATGGAAGACGGATCGTTCCGCTGCAGCAAGATCCAGATGAAATGCCCGTCGAAGTACAAGAACGATCAGATCGCGGTAGGTAGTCCCAGCTAA
- a CDS encoding dihydrolipoamide acetyltransferase family protein, with protein MAIVDLVMPKMGESIMEATVLKWHKKAGDKVRMDETVLEIATDKVDSEVPSTAEGTITEVLFKENDVVPVGTVIARIDTVGAGASQPAPQPAAAPAQPAPQPQAAPAPQPAAQPVAHTAAPAGAASGNRFYSPLVLNIAGKEGIGMAELERIPGTGNEGRVTKKDILNYVANRGNGAVQAAPAPTAQPQAAPAPAPAASAASYGGNVEIIEMDRMRKLIADHMVRSKATSPHVTSFTEADVTNIVNWRDKAKKEFEKKYGEKITFTPIFIEAIVNCIRKYPMINASVDGDKIIIKKDINIGMATALPSGNLIVPVIKNADTKNLLGLSRDVNGLANAARGNKLKADDTQGGTFTMTNVGTFGSLMGTPIINQPQVAILAVGSIKKRPMVMETEHGDVIAIRHMMYLSLSYDHRIVDGSLGASFLTAVANELEAFDPNRAI; from the coding sequence ATGGCGATAGTAGACCTGGTAATGCCCAAGATGGGTGAGAGTATAATGGAGGCTACCGTACTGAAGTGGCACAAGAAGGCCGGCGACAAAGTGCGCATGGACGAGACCGTGCTGGAAATAGCCACCGATAAGGTAGACAGTGAAGTGCCGTCTACAGCCGAGGGTACTATTACCGAAGTGCTGTTCAAAGAGAACGATGTAGTGCCAGTGGGCACCGTTATAGCCAGGATAGACACGGTAGGCGCCGGCGCAAGCCAGCCCGCACCGCAGCCAGCAGCTGCACCGGCACAACCTGCACCACAACCGCAGGCAGCTCCGGCACCGCAGCCAGCGGCACAACCTGTAGCACACACTGCTGCACCTGCAGGCGCAGCATCAGGCAACCGTTTTTATTCTCCGCTGGTACTGAACATTGCCGGTAAAGAAGGCATCGGTATGGCTGAGCTGGAAAGAATACCAGGTACAGGCAACGAAGGGCGTGTAACTAAGAAAGATATACTGAACTATGTGGCCAATCGCGGCAACGGCGCTGTACAAGCAGCACCTGCTCCGACAGCGCAACCACAGGCTGCGCCCGCTCCTGCACCTGCTGCATCAGCAGCTAGCTACGGCGGCAATGTAGAGATCATTGAGATGGACCGCATGCGCAAGCTGATAGCAGACCACATGGTGCGCAGCAAAGCTACCTCTCCGCACGTTACTAGCTTTACTGAAGCTGATGTGACGAACATCGTGAACTGGAGAGATAAAGCGAAGAAAGAATTTGAAAAGAAATATGGTGAGAAGATCACTTTCACGCCGATCTTCATTGAAGCCATCGTGAATTGCATCCGCAAATACCCGATGATCAATGCCAGCGTTGACGGTGATAAGATCATTATCAAGAAGGATATCAATATAGGTATGGCTACGGCTCTGCCTAGCGGTAACCTGATAGTGCCTGTAATTAAAAATGCAGACACTAAGAACCTGCTTGGCCTGAGCCGCGATGTGAACGGCCTGGCAAATGCAGCCCGTGGCAACAAGCTGAAAGCCGACGACACACAAGGCGGTACTTTCACTATGACCAACGTTGGTACATTCGGTAGCCTGATGGGTACACCAATTATCAACCAGCCGCAGGTAGCGATATTGGCTGTGGGCAGCATTAAAAAACGCCCGATGGTAATGGAAACTGAGCATGGTGACGTGATCGCAATCCGTCACATGATGTACCTGTCGCTGAGTTACGATCACCGTATTGTAGACGGTTCACTGGGCGCCAGCTTCTTAACTGCTGTTGCCAACGAACTTGAAGCTTTCGATCCGAACAGGGCTATCTAG
- the nhaA gene encoding Na+/H+ antiporter NhaA produces MTKRRPVINFLEQRIISPVKQFIHDSRAVGIVLIGCTLLSLIVSNSSWSGSYIAFWEKEFHIPIPQLQLPHSILHLINDGLMAFFFFLVGMEIKRELMVGELSSIKKSIVPVIAAVGGMVVPATIYILWCGGTGFSKGWGIPMATDIAFSLGVLSLLGKRAPLSLRIFLTALAIIDDLGGILAIALFYTEDINTTYLLLALTTLVVLTLMNILKVKRHALFFIAGIVLWYLVYNSGVHATIAGVLLAFTIPLRKIDKLENTLHDPVNFVILPLFALANTAIVLPADSGVIFSSTVHHGIFLGLVAGKPIGIFLFSFAAVKLGIGTLPTGMHWKQLLGMGMIAGIGFTMSIFIATLAFADPGIQLIAKVAIIGASVTAGIAGFLYLKLLSRKKLHASILAAKK; encoded by the coding sequence GTGACAAAACGTCGTCCAGTAATAAATTTTTTAGAACAGCGTATCATCTCACCTGTCAAACAGTTCATCCATGACAGCCGTGCAGTGGGTATTGTACTGATAGGATGCACGTTGCTTTCACTCATTGTAAGCAACAGTTCCTGGTCGGGAAGTTATATCGCATTTTGGGAAAAAGAATTTCACATTCCTATTCCCCAATTACAATTACCACATTCTATTCTCCATCTTATTAATGATGGACTAATGGCGTTCTTTTTCTTCCTGGTAGGAATGGAAATAAAACGCGAATTGATGGTAGGCGAGTTATCCAGCATAAAAAAATCAATTGTGCCGGTGATTGCTGCTGTGGGTGGAATGGTTGTACCGGCAACTATATATATACTATGGTGTGGCGGCACAGGGTTTAGCAAAGGATGGGGAATACCTATGGCAACTGATATTGCTTTTTCGTTAGGCGTATTATCTCTATTGGGTAAACGCGCTCCACTGTCGCTACGTATATTTCTTACTGCGCTCGCCATCATCGACGATCTTGGCGGCATTCTGGCTATCGCGCTGTTTTATACTGAAGATATAAATACAACTTACCTGCTATTGGCATTGACAACATTAGTTGTGCTGACATTGATGAACATATTAAAGGTGAAGCGCCACGCATTGTTTTTTATTGCAGGCATCGTGTTGTGGTACCTGGTTTATAATTCGGGCGTACATGCAACCATTGCAGGTGTGCTGCTGGCATTCACTATCCCACTCAGAAAAATTGACAAGCTTGAAAACACATTACACGATCCTGTGAATTTTGTGATACTGCCTTTGTTTGCCCTGGCCAATACAGCGATCGTTTTGCCGGCAGACTCTGGAGTTATTTTTTCTTCTACTGTACACCACGGAATTTTTCTGGGGCTGGTAGCCGGCAAACCAATAGGTATTTTTCTATTCAGCTTCGCTGCAGTAAAACTTGGCATCGGCACATTGCCAACCGGCATGCATTGGAAACAATTACTAGGCATGGGCATGATAGCAGGTATCGGTTTCACCATGTCGATATTTATTGCCACCCTCGCGTTTGCAGATCCCGGCATACAACTCATCGCAAAAGTTGCGATAATCGGTGCATCTGTCACGGCAGGCATCGCGGGCTTTCTCTACCTGAAGTTGCTGTCAAGAAAAAAACTGCATGCGTCCATACTTGCGGCAAAAAAATAA